From the genome of Vicia villosa cultivar HV-30 ecotype Madison, WI linkage group LG2, Vvil1.0, whole genome shotgun sequence, one region includes:
- the LOC131654127 gene encoding kinesin-like protein KIN-13B gives MNGGGRQGLRSSATGVHHQRQYSDNFLDGASTGNRWLQSAGLQHLQSSSAVNPLQDYNSYGGGGAQGGRMYRNAQRSFNGGSDYYMEPASPPDAYRGASMLKLSGEDSTGDFSPGLLDLHSFDTELLTEIPTSNAYESNSLYRGRSFDDSEPYMSKQTAKARASDNAVKSLPADKEKSSSVAKIKVVVRKRPLNKKELAKNEEDIIETYSNSMTVHETKLKVDLTQYMEKHEFVFDAVLNEEVTNDEVYRETVEPIVPIIFERTKATCFAYGQTGSGKTYTMKPLPLKASRDILRLMHHTYRNQGFQLFVSFFEIYGGKLYDLLNDRKKLCMREDGKQQVCIVGLQEYRVADVEHIKDLIEKGSATRSTGTTGANEESSRSHAILQLAIKRSVDGSESKPPRLVGKLSFIDLAGSERGADTTDNDKQTRIEGAEINKSLLALKECIRALDNDQGHIPFRGSKLTEVLRDSFVGNSRTVMISCISPSSGSCEHTLNTLRYADRVKSLSKGNNSKKDVLSASFNLKESISVPLSSVTAPIYEDQTADAWQDENEGDDFSPPEEYYEQVKPPLKKNVKMESYAMTDDRLKKPSGLVKWKDLPKAEPKPTNSEDELSALLQEEEDLVNAHRTQVEETMNIVKEEMNLLVEAGQPGNQLDDYVKRLNTILSQKAAGILQLQNRLAHFQKRLKEHNILVSSSGY, from the exons ATGAACGGTGGAGGACGACAGGGACTTAGATCTAGTGCCACCGGCGTTCACCACCAACGGCAATACTCCGATAACTTTCTCGACGGCGCCTCCACCGGTAACAGATGGCTTCAGTCTGCTGGACTTCAACATCTTCAATCCTCCTCCGCCGTGAATCCGCTTCAG GATTATAATTCGTATGGCGGCGGAGGAGCGCAGGGAGGGAGAATGTATAGGAATGCTCAGAGAAGCTTTAATGGAGGGAGTGATTATTATATGGAGCCTGCTTCGCCTCCTGATGCTTATCGCGGTGCGTCGATGCTGAAGTTGAGTGGCGAAGATTCCACTGGTGATTTCAGTCCTGGTTTGTTGGATCTGCATTCGTTTGATACTGAGCTTCTTACTGAG ATTCCAACCTCCAATGCATATGAGTCCAACTCTCTCTACCGTGGTAGAAGCTTTGACGACTCTGAACCTTACATGAGCAAACAGACTGCCAAGGCTCGTGCTTCTGACAATGCAGTGAAAAGTTTACCGGCTGACAAAGAGAAGTCTAGTTCTGTGGCAAAAATTAAAGTTGTG GTTCGTAAGAGACCATTGAATAAAAAGGAATTAGCGAAGAATGAGGAAGACATTATAGAAACGTATTCCAATTCTATGACAGTGCATGAAACCAAACTGAAG GTTGACTTAACTCAGTACATGGAGAAGCATGAATTTGTTTTTGATGCTGTCTTGAATGAAGAGGTTACAAATGACGAG GTGTACCGTGAAACAGTGGAACCCATAGTACCAATCATCTTCGAACGAACTAAGGCAACTTGCTTTGCTTACGGGCAAACAG GAAGTGGAAAAACCTACACAATGAAGCCACTGCCACTTAAAGCATCAAGAGACATCCTAAGATTGATGCATCATACTTACCGGAACCAAGGATTTCAACTGTTCGTGAGTTTCTTTGAAATATATGGTGGGAAGCTTTATGATCTCCTTAATGATAGAAA AAAGCTTTGCATGAGGGAGGATGGAAAGCAGCAAGTTTGCATTGTTGGTTTGCAAGAGTACCGAGTAGCAGACGTGGAGCACATCAAAGACCTGATTGAGAAAGGAAGTGCCACAAGAAGTACAGGAACCACAGGTGCAAATGAGGAATCTTCTCGCTCCCATGCAATACTTCAACTTGCTATTAAGAGATCAGTTGATGGCAGTGAATCTAAACCTCCCCGACTTGTTGGCAAGCTCTCCTTCATAGATCTTGCTGGAAGTGAACGTGGAGCGGATACCACTGACAATGACAAACAGACAAG AATAGAAGGGGCTGAAATCAACAAGAGCTTACTCGCCCTAAAGGAATGCATAAGAGCTCTTGATAATGACCAAGGACACATCCCTTTCCGGGGAAGCAAACTGACTGAAGTTTTACGGGATTCTTTTGTTGGGAATTCCCGTACTGTTATGATATCATGCATATCACCAAGCTCTGGTTCATGTGAGCACACTCTGAATACATTAAGATATGCTGACAG GGTTAAAAGCCTTTCAAAAGGGAAcaactcaaagaaggatgttttATCGGCAAGTTTCAACCTTAAAGAATCAATTTCAGTTCCCTTATCTTCTGTTACTGCACCAATCTACGAGGATCAAACAGCTGATGCATGGCAAGATGAAAATGAAGGGGATGATTTTAGCCCCCCTGAAGAGTACTATGAGCAGGTGAAACCACCATTGAAGAAAAATGTAAAGATGGAGTCATATGCAATGACAGATGACAGATTGAAGAAACCCAGTGGTCTGGTCAAATGGAAGGACCTCCCAAAAGCTGAACCTAAACCCACTAATTCAGAGGATGAATTGAGTGCCCTCTTACAG GAAGAAGAGGATCTTGTAAATGCTCACCGGACACAAGTAGAGGAGACCATGAATATTGTTAAAGAG GAGATGAACCTCTTGGTTGAAGCAGGTCAACCGGGGAATCAGCTGGACGATTACGTTAAAAGACTTAACACCATTCTATCTCAGAAGGCTGCTGGCATTCTGCAGTTGCAAAACCGTTTAGCTCATTTTCAGAAACGTTTAAAGGAGCATAATATTTTGGTTTCATCTTCTGGTTATTAG
- the LOC131654129 gene encoding protein disulfide isomerase-like 1-6 — MPKSLLHFSLTLLLLLTFNTITQCSDVDEFDELLALDDELERETEANGVKSSEAEVLTKAQRIVHELNNDNTERIVNGYEFVLVLGYAPWCSRSAELMPHFAEAANSLKEVGSSLVLAKVDADRYPKSGSFLGIKGFPTLLLFVNGTSQPYSGGFTSDDIVIWARKRTGAPVIRIGTEKAAEEFLKKYHTFLIGRFDKFEGPEYDEFVSAAKSDNETQFVEVSKVELARILYPDIKPTGYFLGIVKSEPERYTAYDGAFTSDEIIEFLGYNKFPLVTKMTEMNSVRVYSSPIKHQVFVFANNDDFKNLLDPLQEVARTFKSKIMFIYVDINDEDLAKPFLTMFGLEDSTKTVVAAFDKGMTSKFLLELKPTRSNIEEFCNNLVQGSLSTYFKSQPIPDNTEAIVQVVVGKTFDDEVLNSEKDVILEVFTPWCFNCEDTSKQVEKLAKHYKGSSNLLFSRIDASVNEHPKLQVNEFPTLLLYKANDKTNPIKLPTKASLKELATSIKKHIKVKNEVAKDEL, encoded by the exons ATGCCAAAATCCCTCCTCCATTTCTCTCTCACCCTTCTCCTATTACTCACTTTCAACACCATTACACAATGTTCCGATGTGGATGAATTCGACGAACTCTTAGCATTGGACGACGAATTAGAGCGTGAAACAGAAGCCAATGGTGTGAAATCATCTGAGGCAGAGGTTCTAACCAAAGCTCAAAGGATCGTTCATGAGCTTAACAATGATAACACAGAGAGGATTGTGAATGGGTATGAGTTTGTTCTTGTTTTGGGTTATGCCCCTTGGTGTTCTAGAAGTGCTGAACTTATGCCCCATTTTGCTGAGGCTGCTAATTCTTTGAAGGAGGTTGGGAGTTCTCTTGTTTTGGCTAAGGTGGATGCTGATAGGTATCCTAAATCGGGTTCCTTTCTTGGGATCAAAGGGTTCCCTACTTTGCTTCTCTTTGTTAATGGCACCTCCCAACCTTACTCTGGCGGTTTTACAAG TGATGATATAGTCATATGGGCAAGAAAAAGGACTGGTGCGCCTGTTATTCGGATAGGTACGGAGAAAGCGGCAGAAGAATTTCTGAAAAAGTATCACACTTTTCTCATTGGTCGGTTTGATAAATTTGAG GGCCCGGAATACGATGAATTTGTGAGTGCTGCAAAGTCCGATAATGAAACTCAATTTGTTGAAGTGAGTAAGGTGGAGCTTGCCCGAATTCTTTATCCAGATATAAAGCCTACTGGTTACTTCCTTGGGATTGTTAAGAGCGAACCTGAAAGATACACCGCATATG ATGGAGCTTTCACGTCGGATGAAATAATCGAGTTTTTAGGCTACAACAAATTTCCATTAGTTACAAAAATGACTGAAATGAATTCTGTCAGAGTCTACTCCAGCCCAATCAAGCACCAG GTTTTTGTCTTTGCAAATAACGACGACTTCAAGAATCTTCTTGATCCACTTCAAGAAGTAGCAAGAACTTTCAAGTCGAAG ATAATGTTTATATATGTTGATATTAACGACGAGGACCTCGCAAAGCCCTTTCTAACAATGTTTGGACTTGAAGATTCAACAAAGACTGTGGTAGCTGCATTTGATAAAGGAATGACATCAAAGTTTTTGTTGGAGTTAAAACCAACACGAAGCAATATTGAA GAGTTCTGCAATAATCTTGTGCAAGGTTCTTTGTCAACTTACTTCAAGTCGCAGCCAATACCAGATAAT ACTGAAGCTATTGTCCAAGTTGTTGTCGGAAAAACATTTGATGACGAAGTTTTGAACAGCGAGAAGGACGTGATTTTAGAG GTATTCACACCTTGGTGTTTCAACTGTGAGGACACAAGCAAGCAAGTAGAGAAATTGGCAAAGCACTACAAAGGATCAAGTAATCTACTATTTTCGAGGATAGATGCTTCAGTAAATGAACATCCAAAACTGCAA GTGAATGAGTTTCCGACACTTTTACTTTACAAAGCAAATGATAAGACAAATCCG ATCAAGCTTCCTACAAAAgctagtttgaaagaattggccacgTCGATCAAGAAacacataaaagtcaagaatgaAGTCGCGAAAGATGAGCTATAG
- the LOC131648401 gene encoding large ribosomal subunit protein eL37x-like produces the protein MGKGTGSFGKRRNKTHTLCVRCGRRSFHLQKSRCSACAYPAARVRKYNWSVKSIRRKTTGTGRMRYLRNVPRRFKSGFREGTEAAPRKKGAVAA, from the exons ATG GGTAAGGGAACTGGAAGTTTCGGTAAGAGGAGGAACAAGACCCACACTCTCTGTGTCAGGTGCGGCCGCCGCAGTTTCCACCTTCAGAAGAGTCGGTGCTCGGCGTGTGCTTACCCTGCTGCTCGCGTCAGGAAAT ATAACTGGAGTGTTAAGTCAATCCGTAGAAAGACCACTGGAACTGGTAGGATGAGGTACTTGCGCAATGTTCCTCGCCGTTTCAAGAGTGGCTTCAGAGAGG GAACTGAAGCTGCACCTAGGAAGAAGGGAGCTGTGGCTGCTTAG
- the LOC131654128 gene encoding ras-related protein Rab7-like: MASRRRMLLKVIILGDSGVGKTSLMNQYVNRKFSNQYKATIGADFLTKEVQYEDRLFTLQIWDTAGQERFQSLGVAFYRGADCCVLVYDVNVMKSFENLNHWREEFLIQASPSDPENFPFVVLGNKVDVDGGNGRVVSEKKAKAWCASKGNIPYFETSAKEGFNVEAAFECITKNALKNEPEEEVYMPETIDVGGGGRQQRSTGCEC, translated from the exons ATGGCTTCTCGCCGGCGCATGTTATTAAAAGTCATCATCCTCGGCGATAGCGG GGTTGGGAAAACTTCATTGATGAATCA GTATGTGAATCGGAAGTTTAGTAATCAGTATAAAGCTACCATTGGAGCTGATTTTCTTACCAAGGAAGTTCAGTATGAAGATAGGTTGTTCACATTGCAG ATTTGGGATACTGCTGGGCAGGAGAGGTTTCAAAGTCTTGGCGTGGCTTTCTACCGAGGTGCAGATTGCTGTGTCCTTGTTTATGATGTAAATGTCATGAAATCTTTTGAAAATCTTAACCACTGGCGAGAAGAATTCCTTATTCAG GCCAGCCCATCTGACCCTGAAAACTTCCCATTTGTGGTGTTGGGAAACAAAGTAGATGTTGATGGTGGGAATGGCCGTGTT GTTTCTGAGAAGAAAGCAAAGGCATGGTGTGCTTCCAAGGGAAACATACCATACTTTGAGACCTCTGCAAAGGAAGGATTCAATGTTGAAGCTGCTTTTGAGTGTATAACAAAAAACGCTCTCAAGAATGAACCTGAAGAAGAAGT ATACATGCCTGAAACGATTGACGTTGGTGGTGGTGGACGGCAACAGAGGTCAACAGGCTGTGAATGTTGA
- the LOC131648400 gene encoding uncharacterized protein LOC131648400, with amino-acid sequence MLVRDSIRKTKFLLQKTLKNFKCLIFGGYQKLPRSLSFKPFIGRSRSNNNSARTTYTSDQFYNEFYDILQSDLNKMNRNIENKPPEDAAATATSNVKHVTFVKQSPQKNTTEEKKRNKGKNKNEGVHELALKMKELEMNDSGDVEQVLDIEEALHYYSRLKSPVYLDIVDKFFTDMHSEFSVRNKHSKSKGRFGAIRL; translated from the coding sequence ATGCTTGTAAGAGACAGCATTCGAAAAACCAAATTCTTACTTCAAAAAACACTCAAAAACTTCAAATGTCTCATCTTTGGAGGATACCAAAAACTCCCCAGATCTCTTTCCTTCAAACCATTCATAGGCCGAAGTCGAAGTAACAACAATAGTGCAAGAACAACATACACAAGCGATCAATTCTACAACGAGTTTTACGATATTCTTCAATCCGATCTCAACAAAATGAATCGAAACATCGAGAATAAACCACCCGAGGATGCTGCAGCAACTGCAACAAGTAATGTAAAACATGTGACCTTTGTTAAACAAAGTCCACAAAAGAACACtacagaggagaagaagaggaacaaaGGGAAGAACAAGAATGAAGGTGTTCATGAATTGGCATTGAAGATGAAGGAATTGGAGATGAATGATTCAGGTGATGTTGAACAAGTTCTTGATATAGAAGAAGCACTTCATTACTATTCTCGTCTTAAGAGTCCGGTTTATTTAGATATTGTGGACAAGTTTTTCACTGACATGCATTCTGAGTTTTCTGTCAGAAACAAACATTCTAAGTCAAAAGGAAGATTTGGAGCAATAAGGTTGTAG
- the LOC131654132 gene encoding uncharacterized protein LOC131654132 → MQSAKSESDITSLAPSSPSRSPKRPVYYVQSPSRDSHDGDKSSVMHATPISNSPMESPSHPSFGRHSRNSSGSRFSGIFRSSSSRKGGRKRNDKGWPECGVILEEGSYREFEDKAFARRFQALIAVFTFVVVFTVFCLIIWGASRPYKAEVTVKSLTVHNLYVWEGTDFTGVPTKILTLNSTMHMNIYNPATFFGIHVHSSPINLVYSEISIATGELKKHYQPRKSHRLVSVNLEGNKIPLYGAGSSMTVSQTGSVEVALVLKFEISSRGDVVGKLVRTTHRKEVACPLVINSSGTKPIKFKKDSCTYE, encoded by the exons ATGCAATCTGCAAAATCAGAATCTGATATAACAAGTTTAGCTCCTTCATCTCCATCAAGATCTCCCAAGAGACCTGTATACTATGTACAAAGTCCTTCAAGAGACTCACATGATGGAGATAAGTCATCTGTCATGCATGCTACTCCAATATCGAATAGTCCTATGGAGTCACCTTCACATCCTTCGTTCGGGCGTCACTCGAGAAACTCGTCTGGTAGTAGGTTTTCGGGGATTTTCAGGTCGTCTTCGAGTAGGAAAGGCGGTAGGAAGAGGAATGATAAAGGCTGGCCGGAGTGTGGTGTGATTCTTGAAGAAGGGTCTTATCGCGAATTCGAGGATAAGGCTTTCGCGAGGCGGTTTCAAGCTTTGATTGCTGTTTTTacttttgtggttgtttttacTGTGTTTTGTTTGATCATTTGGGGTGCTAGCAGACCTTACAAAGCAGAAGTTACTGTCAAG AGCTTGACAGTACATAATCTATATGTTTGGGAGGGTACAGACTTCACTGGTGTGCCAACAAAAATTCTGACACTCAATAGCACTATGCACATGAACATCTATAACCCTGCTACATTTTTTGGCATCCATGTCCACTCTTCACCCATCAATCTTGTTTACTCAGAAATCAGTATCGCTACCGGCGAG TTGAAGAAACATTATCAGCCACGAAAGAGTCACCGGTTGGTATCAGTGAACTTGGAAGGTAACAAGATTCCACTTTATGGAGCTGGATCAAGCATGACAGTTTCGCAAACGGGTAGCGTTGAAGTAGCACTTGTGTTGAAGTTTGAAATCAGTTCGCGCGGAGATGTGGTCGGGAAGTTGGTAAGGACGACGCATCGTAAGGAAGTTGCGTGTCCTTTGGTTATTAATTCTTCAGGAACAAAGCCTATTAAGTTCAAGAAGGATTCATGCACATATGAGTGA